Proteins encoded by one window of Bacillus sp. DTU_2020_1000418_1_SI_GHA_SEK_038:
- a CDS encoding peptidyl-prolyl cis-trans isomerase gives MKKERLKKDKLRFIIVGLILLNCLTIAFFLAKGSLGNNETVATVGKEKITRQDWLNEMESRYGKEVLKELIDQKVIETAGKKYGVKISDKAVERELNMFKTMYGSSGGYQASDENKWRQQIRSSLMLEELLTRDAKISEKEIKSYYEENKSQFILSDSYHISQIFVKTKKEADQTIKELEQGSSFSVLAMERSLDEFTANFGGDAGYINEDNERYSKSFIEEVKNLKPGKWSKAIKMDDGYAIVILHEYVKGKEYSYKEVKDGIRRQIALEQMDSPVSARPLWNELDVEWFYGKTEAH, from the coding sequence TTGAAAAAGGAGAGGCTGAAAAAGGATAAGCTGCGTTTCATTATTGTTGGACTGATTTTGCTAAATTGCTTAACGATTGCATTTTTTCTTGCAAAAGGCAGCTTAGGTAATAATGAAACAGTGGCGACCGTTGGGAAAGAGAAGATTACACGGCAGGACTGGCTAAATGAAATGGAATCACGATATGGGAAAGAGGTTTTAAAAGAGCTTATTGATCAAAAAGTGATTGAAACAGCCGGAAAAAAGTACGGTGTTAAAATTTCAGATAAAGCAGTTGAACGTGAATTAAATATGTTCAAAACGATGTACGGATCCTCTGGCGGCTATCAAGCATCTGACGAGAATAAATGGCGACAGCAAATTAGAAGCAGTCTAATGCTTGAAGAACTTTTGACAAGGGATGCAAAAATCTCTGAAAAAGAAATAAAAAGTTATTACGAGGAAAATAAAAGCCAGTTTATCTTGTCAGACTCCTATCATATTTCTCAAATCTTTGTTAAAACAAAGAAAGAGGCAGACCAGACTATAAAGGAATTAGAACAAGGTTCTAGCTTTTCTGTCCTGGCAATGGAGCGCTCGCTTGATGAATTTACAGCCAATTTTGGCGGTGATGCCGGATATATCAACGAGGATAATGAACGCTACTCGAAATCCTTTATTGAAGAAGTAAAAAATCTTAAGCCAGGTAAATGGAGCAAGGCAATTAAGATGGATGACGGCTACGCAATTGTCATTTTACATGAATATGTTAAAGGAAAAGAATATTCCTATAAGGAAGTAAAGGACGGAATCCGCCGACAAATTGCATTAGAACAAATGGATTCACCAGTTTCTGCAAGGCCTCTTTGGAATGAATTAGATGTCGAATGGTTTTATGGGAAGACAGAAGCACATTAA
- the cysK gene encoding cysteine synthase A, protein MPRLANSIAELVGQTPIVKLNRLVDENSADVYVKLEYMNPGSSVKDRIALAMIEAAEESGLLKEGSTIIEPTSGNTGIGLAMIAAAKGYKAILVMPETMSMERRNLLRAYGADLVLTPGPEGMNGAIRKADELAKEHGYFMPQQFENPSNPEIHRRTTGKEIVEQMGDQLDAFISGIGTGGTITGAGSVLREKYDNIKIYAVEPTDSPVLSGGKPGPHKIQGIGAGFVPKVLNTEIYDEVLKISNDEAFEYARLAAKEEGILGGISSGAAISAALKVAKELGKGKKVLAILPSNGERYLSTPLYQFETE, encoded by the coding sequence ATGCCTCGTTTAGCAAATTCAATTGCAGAACTAGTAGGTCAAACACCGATTGTTAAGCTTAATCGACTTGTAGATGAAAATAGTGCAGATGTGTATGTGAAATTAGAATATATGAACCCTGGAAGCAGTGTGAAGGATCGTATTGCCTTGGCCATGATAGAGGCAGCAGAAGAGAGCGGCCTCTTGAAGGAAGGTTCAACCATTATTGAGCCTACTAGTGGCAACACTGGAATTGGCCTTGCGATGATTGCAGCCGCAAAAGGCTATAAGGCGATTCTTGTCATGCCGGAAACAATGAGCATGGAGCGACGCAATCTGCTTCGTGCCTATGGTGCGGATCTAGTGTTAACTCCAGGACCTGAAGGAATGAATGGGGCTATTCGAAAGGCTGATGAACTGGCGAAGGAGCATGGCTACTTTATGCCTCAGCAGTTCGAAAATCCGTCTAATCCTGAAATCCATCGCCGTACTACAGGTAAAGAAATTGTTGAGCAGATGGGTGATCAGCTTGATGCCTTTATTTCAGGTATCGGTACGGGTGGAACGATCACTGGTGCGGGAAGCGTACTTCGTGAAAAATACGATAATATTAAAATTTATGCAGTTGAACCAACGGATTCACCAGTTCTTTCAGGTGGAAAGCCTGGCCCGCATAAAATCCAAGGAATTGGTGCTGGTTTTGTTCCGAAGGTTCTTAATACAGAAATCTATGATGAAGTCCTTAAGATTTCGAATGATGAGGCATTTGAATATGCACGACTTGCAGCGAAGGAAGAAGGAATTCTTGGCGGAATTTCCTCAGGAGCAGCCATTTCAGCAGCGTTAAAGGTAGCGAAAGAACTTGGTAAAGGGAAGAAGGTTCTTGCCATCCTTCCAAGCAATGGGGAACGTTATTTAAGTACACCGCTTTATCAATTTGAAACAGAATAA
- a CDS encoding anthranilate synthase component I family protein, with the protein MKKFNIHAKKIPFTFEQFYKQYRHLAEGKQHHVILESGRGGQYSIAAFDPDTVLIGKQSKLEVIQSDGKKVLEGNPLHLLKEWMSQYEVERVDDVPDFQGGAIGLISYDYGRYIERLPNIAEDDLHIPDIHFLTFKEWFVFDKIHHVLWIMFLYGENEDEQSLEEKAIEWESRWTEEYPPLLKKKPRNIEDKLEVSMSEGEFIQAVGKVQDYISQGDVFQVNLSVRQSRPIRVEGIDVYDQLRVLNPSPYMGYFHTPEYQLVSGSPELLIKKKSQEVSTRPIAGTRSRGRDEAEDLKLANELIENEKEQAEHVMLVDLERNDLGRVCAFGSVEVNEFMVIEKYSHVMHIVSNVRGELAEGKDGFDLIDAVFPGGTITGAPKIRTMEIIEELEPVTRGPYTGSLGWINFNGDVELNIIIRTMIVKEGKAHVQAGAGIVIDSNPKNEYEESLKKAIALWKAKEMAEQEEGAY; encoded by the coding sequence GTGAAAAAATTTAACATACACGCAAAAAAAATCCCTTTTACTTTTGAACAATTTTATAAGCAATACCGACATTTAGCTGAGGGTAAGCAGCATCATGTCATATTGGAAAGCGGGAGAGGGGGACAATACAGCATTGCTGCGTTTGACCCTGATACCGTGCTAATTGGTAAGCAATCAAAATTAGAAGTTATCCAGTCGGATGGAAAAAAGGTGCTCGAGGGAAACCCCCTTCACTTATTGAAGGAATGGATGAGCCAGTACGAGGTTGAGAGAGTAGATGATGTGCCTGACTTCCAGGGTGGTGCTATAGGTTTGATCAGCTATGATTATGGCCGTTATATTGAGCGTTTGCCTAATATCGCTGAGGATGACTTGCATATTCCCGACATCCATTTTTTAACTTTTAAAGAATGGTTTGTGTTTGATAAAATACATCATGTTTTATGGATCATGTTTTTGTATGGCGAAAATGAAGATGAGCAATCACTAGAAGAGAAAGCGATAGAGTGGGAGTCCCGTTGGACGGAAGAATACCCTCCATTGCTCAAAAAAAAGCCTCGGAATATAGAGGACAAGCTTGAGGTTTCCATGAGTGAAGGGGAATTTATTCAAGCAGTTGGAAAGGTGCAGGACTATATCTCTCAGGGAGATGTTTTCCAGGTAAATCTTTCTGTTCGTCAAAGCCGGCCAATTCGGGTAGAGGGTATTGATGTTTATGATCAGCTAAGGGTGCTCAATCCGTCACCATATATGGGCTATTTTCACACGCCTGAGTACCAGCTTGTCAGCGGTTCACCTGAATTATTAATAAAGAAAAAGAGTCAGGAAGTGAGCACGCGTCCGATCGCTGGTACTCGTTCTCGGGGAAGAGATGAGGCAGAGGATCTGAAGCTTGCGAATGAACTAATTGAAAATGAAAAAGAACAGGCTGAGCATGTGATGCTTGTCGACCTAGAGAGAAATGACCTTGGGCGTGTTTGTGCTTTTGGTTCCGTCGAAGTAAATGAATTTATGGTCATCGAAAAATACTCTCACGTCATGCACATAGTTTCGAATGTGCGAGGAGAGCTTGCTGAGGGCAAGGATGGCTTTGACTTAATAGATGCTGTATTCCCTGGAGGAACGATTACGGGTGCTCCGAAAATCCGGACGATGGAAATTATTGAGGAGCTGGAGCCTGTGACAAGAGGGCCATATACTGGGTCCTTAGGGTGGATTAATTTTAACGGGGATGTTGAACTAAATATCATTATCCGCACGATGATTGTAAAAGAAGGAAAAGCACATGTACAAGCAGGTGCTGGTATTGTTATTGATTCAAATCCAAAGAATGAATATGAGGAATCCTTAAAAAAGGCCATTGCCCTATGGAAGGCGAAAGAAATGGCTGAACAGGAAGAAGGTGCATATTAA
- the pabA gene encoding aminodeoxychorismate/anthranilate synthase component II produces the protein MILMIDNYDSFTFNLVQYLGEIGEELFVKRNDEITIAGIDQLQPKFLMISPGPCSPNEAGISLEAIEAFAGKIPVFGVCLGHQSIAQVFGGEVVQAERLMHGKTSDIYHDGKTIFQGLPNPFPATRYHSLIVKKETLPSCLEVSAWTSEGEIMAVRHKELPVEGVQFHPESIMTKAGKDLLKNFLHSYGR, from the coding sequence ATGATCCTGATGATTGATAATTATGATTCATTTACGTTTAACCTTGTTCAATACCTTGGTGAGATTGGCGAGGAATTATTTGTAAAAAGAAACGATGAAATCACTATTGCTGGTATTGATCAACTGCAGCCAAAGTTTCTGATGATCTCACCAGGCCCATGCAGTCCAAATGAAGCAGGTATAAGCTTAGAAGCAATCGAAGCCTTTGCTGGTAAAATACCTGTCTTCGGTGTATGTCTTGGGCATCAATCGATTGCACAGGTGTTTGGAGGGGAGGTTGTTCAGGCAGAGCGGCTCATGCATGGAAAAACCTCCGATATTTATCATGATGGAAAAACCATTTTTCAAGGCTTGCCTAATCCATTTCCAGCGACAAGATATCATTCGTTAATTGTTAAAAAGGAAACACTCCCTTCTTGTTTAGAAGTATCTGCTTGGACTTCAGAGGGTGAAATCATGGCTGTCCGCCATAAAGAGCTGCCTGTCGAAGGTGTGCAATTTCATCCGGAGTCGATTATGACGAAGGCGGGTAAGGATTTACTAAAGAATTTCCTTCACTCTTATGGCAGATAG
- the pabC gene encoding aminodeoxychorismate lyase, with product MYLYMNGELVRREEAFISPFDHGFLYGMGLFETFRTYNGHPFLLDDHLERLNNSLNELNIHVRYTREEIIHALQLLLKENKLGDAYFRLNVSAGIGEIGLQTEPYDHPNLIIFAKPLPPRNPLQEKRAVTLRLKRNTPEGFERLKSHHYLNNILAKREIGDSPNCEGIFLTKEEFLAEGVVSNLFWIKDHILFTPAMETGILNGITRQFVIKLANFIGMDIQEGFFTVDQALEADEMFVTNSIQEIVPISSFDGKEMPGVSGAKVKALQKLYEQQCTGLWSRKDV from the coding sequence TTGTATTTATATATGAACGGCGAGCTTGTTCGAAGGGAAGAGGCGTTTATCTCTCCATTCGACCATGGCTTTCTGTATGGGATGGGCTTGTTTGAAACGTTTAGAACGTATAACGGTCATCCATTTTTATTGGACGACCATTTGGAGCGGTTGAACAATAGTTTAAATGAGTTGAATATTCATGTCCGGTACACACGGGAAGAAATCATACATGCCCTTCAGCTCCTTTTGAAGGAGAATAAATTGGGTGATGCATATTTTCGATTAAATGTATCGGCTGGAATAGGGGAGATCGGGCTTCAAACTGAGCCATATGACCACCCCAATTTGATTATTTTTGCAAAGCCTCTTCCGCCAAGGAATCCATTGCAGGAGAAAAGGGCAGTGACACTGAGGTTAAAGCGTAATACACCAGAAGGCTTTGAAAGACTCAAATCACATCATTATTTGAATAATATTTTAGCAAAAAGAGAAATTGGCGATTCGCCAAATTGTGAAGGGATTTTTCTAACGAAGGAAGAATTCTTGGCTGAGGGTGTTGTTTCGAATTTGTTTTGGATAAAGGATCATATTCTTTTCACACCGGCAATGGAAACTGGCATTTTAAACGGAATAACAAGACAGTTTGTTATCAAACTGGCTAATTTTATTGGGATGGATATTCAAGAAGGGTTTTTCACAGTGGATCAGGCTCTAGAGGCGGACGAAATGTTTGTCACGAATTCCATTCAAGAAATTGTTCCAATCTCCTCGTTTGATGGGAAGGAAATGCCTGGAGTATCGGGAGCAAAGGTAAAGGCTCTTCAAAAGCTTTATGAGCAGCAGTGCACGGGGTTGTGGAGCAGAAAAGATGTTTGA
- the folP gene encoding dihydropteroate synthase — MGILNMTPDSFSDGGKFNRMDEAVERAFQMVKDGADIIDIGGESTRPGFDPVSVEEELGRVIPVIEAISKEVKVPISIDTYKAEVARQSIKAGAHIINDIWGAKADPDMAGVAADLQVPIILMHNRMNIDYTDFYRDVLNDLFESITLVKNAGVKNENIILDPGIGFAKGLTYDLEMMRNLDKLVSIGYPVLLGTSRKSMVGKVLDLPVEERLEGTGATVCYGIQKGCQIIRIHDVKEMKRMAIMMDALVGKVS, encoded by the coding sequence ATGGGGATTTTAAATATGACTCCTGATTCTTTTTCAGATGGGGGAAAGTTTAACCGTATGGATGAAGCGGTCGAGCGCGCTTTTCAAATGGTAAAGGACGGGGCTGATATCATTGATATTGGCGGGGAGTCAACACGTCCTGGCTTTGATCCTGTGTCAGTGGAAGAGGAGCTGGGAAGGGTTATCCCAGTGATAGAGGCCATCTCAAAAGAAGTTAAAGTCCCAATTTCAATAGATACGTATAAAGCGGAAGTGGCTAGGCAATCGATTAAAGCCGGCGCCCACATTATTAATGATATTTGGGGGGCAAAGGCTGATCCCGACATGGCCGGGGTTGCTGCCGATTTGCAGGTACCCATTATATTAATGCATAATCGAATGAATATTGATTATACAGATTTTTATCGAGATGTTCTAAATGATTTATTTGAAAGCATTACTTTAGTGAAAAATGCTGGCGTTAAGAATGAAAATATTATTTTAGATCCTGGCATTGGTTTTGCGAAAGGATTAACCTATGACCTTGAAATGATGAGAAATTTGGATAAGCTCGTGTCAATAGGCTATCCAGTCCTATTAGGAACCTCTCGGAAATCAATGGTAGGGAAGGTTCTTGATTTGCCTGTTGAAGAAAGGCTGGAAGGAACAGGTGCAACCGTTTGTTATGGAATTCAAAAAGGATGCCAGATTATCCGTATTCATGATGTCAAGGAAATGAAGCGAATGGCTATTATGATGGATGCACTTGTCGGGAAGGTGAGCTGA
- the folB gene encoding dihydroneopterin aldolase, with protein MDKITLNKMAFYGYHGVFPEETRLGQRFFVDLTVETDLKRAGETDNLEDSINYAELYHVCKDIVEGKPFKLVEAVAEKIAGEMLNHFDAISQVTVKVIKPDPPIPGHYESVAVEITRSRG; from the coding sequence ATGGATAAAATCACCTTAAATAAAATGGCCTTTTATGGGTACCATGGTGTTTTTCCTGAGGAAACCCGCCTTGGGCAGCGTTTTTTTGTAGATTTGACGGTAGAAACGGATTTGAAAAGGGCTGGAGAAACAGATAATCTTGAAGATTCCATCAATTACGCTGAGCTTTATCACGTTTGTAAGGATATTGTAGAAGGAAAGCCTTTTAAACTTGTGGAGGCTGTGGCGGAAAAGATTGCCGGGGAAATGCTTAATCATTTTGACGCTATTTCCCAAGTGACTGTAAAGGTGATTAAGCCTGACCCACCTATACCTGGCCACTATGAATCGGTTGCAGTTGAAATAACAAGGAGCAGGGGATAA